In the genome of Thunnus maccoyii chromosome 15, fThuMac1.1, whole genome shotgun sequence, one region contains:
- the ints8 gene encoding integrator complex subunit 8 isoform X2 yields the protein MSAEAADRVAAVASSRPSTPLQTSWFEFLLDGTLLEKHLEKSNPDPTPVQLIIQFLEQASKPSVNEQNQVQPPADNRRNRTLKLLALKVAAHMKWDLDLLEKGLTIPVLNMLLNELLCVSKVPPGVKHVDLDLSTLPPTTAMAVIIYNRWAIRTIVLSSFPEKQTKPGPHQMNMLNVVQQEKEMTDNILTVLKEQATDSISVLEGALQLKKDFYVHTLRTLDLLAADAAANGETESSTAGLRISADELHCQVHYDLGAIFFQQGCTDQPAFEKARDHFRQTKELLKKLDSTVHVHLDEKRLAGYWNACKALTGDCDSSDYQSSTYDQINSLIRTHNYQAVIEAFIKDNVTHSLPNHFRRSVLREFLYKVQQGETGLDEVCHKLCVCNAVRDALEGDVLCVRFQQVLLKPSKRMVDFILEVCTRSLEKERPSETSRRNMANFMKTLCERLEDLSLVFVVSSHKLFMELLKEEERKVLVEQMRKRSATINLSAKPLPSFYDIPASASVNIGQLEQQLILSLEPRRIRQILIELHGMAERPFWRVNSKWEVPPDYINVILGIKDNLTKDLVYILMAKGLHCISIKDFVHARQLFSACLELVTEFSPKLRQVMLNEMLLLEVRAHEAMAAEGSKERPPPDLVSRVRGYLEMRIHDLPLRQVVGEECVAFMLNWRENDYLTLQVPPSLVMNNPYIKLGQLLASTCKELPGPKESRRTAKELWDVVVQICSVSIQHKRNNDGRVGLIKQRESSMGILHRSKFITFIKKLREPLVLTTLISLFVRLHSIVRDDIVNEVTAEHLSIWPSSLPNIQAVDVEAVAVTVKELVSYALTLNPNNQSWLITQADIYFVTNQYSAALNLYLQAGAVCSDFFTKAVPPDVYTDQVLKRMIKCCSMMNCHTQVAVLCQFLREVDYMTAFKALQEQNSHDAMDSFYDYIWDVTILEYLTHIHHKRGETEKRQIAIKAIGQTELNTSNPEEVLQLAAQKRKKRFLQAMAKLYF from the exons ATGAGTGCGGAGGCGGCGGACCGAGTCGCTGCTGTGGCCAGCAGTCGGCCCAGCACGCCTCTTCAGACTTCCTGGTTTGAGTTCCTTCTGGACGGCACCCTGCTGGAGAAACACCTGGAGAAGTCAAACCCGG aTCCGACACCAGTGCAGCTGATCATCCAGTTCCTGGAGCAGGCATCCAAACCCTCAGTGAACGAGCAGAATCAGGTGCAGCCTCCAGCAGACAACCGCAGGAACCGCACCCTGAAGCTGCTGGCCCTGAAAGTAGCCGCACACATGAAATGGGATCTTGATTTACTTGAGAaagg CTTGACCATTCCAGTGTTAAATATGTTACTGAACGAGCTCCTGTGTGTGAGCAAAGTACCGCCAGGGGTGAAACATGTGGACCTGGATCTGTCCACTCTGCCTCCTACCACGGCCATGGCTGTTATCATCTACAACCGCTG GGCCATCAGAACCATCGTGCTGAGCAGCTTTCCAGAGAAACAGACCAAACCGGGACCTCACCAGATGAACAT GTTGAATGTTGTGCAGCAGGAGAAAGAGATGACCGACAACATCCTCACTGTG TTGAAAGAGCAGGCGACCGACTCCATCAGTGTCCTGGAAGGAGCTCTGCAGCTGAAGAAAGACTTCTATGTTCACACACTGAGGACTCTGGATCTGCTGGCTGCTGATGCCGCTGCCAACGGAGAGACGGAGTCCTCGACCGCAGGGCTTCGCATCAGTGCTGATGAGTTACACTGTCAG GTTCATTATGATTTGGGAGCTATTTTCTTCCAGCAAGGCTGCACAGACCAGCCAGCGTTTGAAAAAGCCAGAGATCACTTCAGACAGACAAAGGAACTGTTAAAGAAG CTGGACTCGACGGTCCATGTTCACCTGGATGAGAAGCGTCTGGCTGGCTACTGGAACGCCTGCAAAGCTTTGACTGGAGACTGTGACTCCTCTGACTACCAGTCCTCTACCTATGATCAGATCAATAGTCTGATCAGGACGCACAACTACCAG GCTGTCATCGAAGCCTTCATCAAAGACAACGTGACACACAGTTTGCCAAACCACTTCAGACGGTCGGTTCTCAGGGAGTTTCTGTACAAAGTCCAACAAGG AGAAACGGGCCTGGATGAGGTTTGCCACAAGCTGTGTGTTTGCAACGCTGTCCGAGATGCTCTGGAAGGAGACGTCCTCTGCGTGCGTTTCCAGCAGGTGCTTCTTAAGCCCAGTAAACGAATGGTGGACTTCATTTTAGAG GTTTGCACACGATCATTGGAAAAGGAGCGTCCATCAGAAACATCCAGAAGAAACATGGCCAATTTTATGAA GACTTTGTGTGAAAGACTGGAGGATCTGTCTCTGGTATTTGTGGTGTCGTCTCATAAGCTCTTCATGGAgctgctgaaggaggaggagaggaaggtcCTGGTGGAGCAGATGAGGAAGAGGTCAGCCACAATCAACCTCAGCGCCAAGCCGCTGCCTTCCTTCTATGACATTCCAg CTTCAGCGAGTGTGAACATCGGGCAGCTCGAGCAGCAGCTCATCCTCTCCCTGGAGCCGCGCAGGATCAGGCAGATCCTCATCGAACTCCACGGCATGGCCGAACGACCCTTCTGGAGGGTCAACAgtaag tgggaGGTTCCTCCAGACTACATCAACGTGATCCTTGGTATTAAAGACAACCTGACCAAGGACCTGGTTTACATCCTCATGGCCAAAGGCCTCCACTGCATATCAATAAAG GACTTTGTCCACGCACGGCAGCTTTTCTCCGCCTGCCTGGAGCTGGTTACTGAGTTCTCCCCGAAGCTGAGGCAGGTGATGCTGAACgagatgctgctgctggaggtcCGTGCACACGAGGCAATGGCGGCCGAAGGCAGCAAGGAGCGACCGCCCCCCGACCTGGTCAGCAGAGTCAGGGGGTACCTAGAGATGAGGATTCATG ATCTGCCTCTTCGTCAGGTGGTGGGAGAGGAGTGTGTCGCCTTCATGTTGAACTGGAGGGAGAACGACTACCTGACTCTGCAGGTGCCACCGTCTCTGGTCATGAACAACCCGTACATCAAG CTTGGTCAGCTCCTGGCCTCCACATGCAAAGAGCTCCCAGGTCCTAAAGAGAGCCGACGCACTGCCAAGGAGCTCTGGGACGTTGTGGTGCAGATCTGCAGCGTGTCCATCCAGCACAAGAGGAACAATGATGGTCGAGTGGGCCTCATTAAACAGAGAGAGTCCTCTATGGGCATCCTGCACAG GAGTAAATTCATCACTTTCATCAAGAAACTCAGA GAGCCGCTGGTGCTGACAACCCTCATCTCACTGTTTGTGAGGCTCCACAGCATCGTGCGG gATGATATTGTAAATGAAGTGACAGCAGAGCACCTCTCCATCTGGCCATCTTCTCTTCCTAA CATACAGGCAGTGGATGTGGAGGCTGTAGCAGTGACGGTCAAAGAGCTGGTGTCCTACGCTCTCACCCTGAACCCCAACAACCAGTCCTGGCTCATCACACAGGCCGACATCTACTTCG tGACCAATCAGTACTCTGCTGCACTGAACCTTTACCTCCAGGCTGGAGCCGTGTGCTCCGACTTCTTCACCAAAGCCGTACCACCTGACGTTTACACCGACCAG GTCCTAAAGAGGATGATCAAGTGCTGTTCGATGATGAACTGCCACacacag GTTGCTGTTCTCTGCCAGTTTCTCAGAGAAGTGGACTACATGACGGCGTTCAAGGCTCTTCAAGAGCAGAACAG CCACGACGCCATGGACTCGTTCTACGACTACATCTGGGACGTCACCATCCTGGAATACCTCACAC ATATTCACCACAAACGaggtgaaactgaaaaaagacaaatagcG
- the ints8 gene encoding integrator complex subunit 8 isoform X1, with translation MNYGRMSAEAADRVAAVASSRPSTPLQTSWFEFLLDGTLLEKHLEKSNPDPTPVQLIIQFLEQASKPSVNEQNQVQPPADNRRNRTLKLLALKVAAHMKWDLDLLEKGLTIPVLNMLLNELLCVSKVPPGVKHVDLDLSTLPPTTAMAVIIYNRWAIRTIVLSSFPEKQTKPGPHQMNMLNVVQQEKEMTDNILTVLKEQATDSISVLEGALQLKKDFYVHTLRTLDLLAADAAANGETESSTAGLRISADELHCQVHYDLGAIFFQQGCTDQPAFEKARDHFRQTKELLKKLDSTVHVHLDEKRLAGYWNACKALTGDCDSSDYQSSTYDQINSLIRTHNYQAVIEAFIKDNVTHSLPNHFRRSVLREFLYKVQQGETGLDEVCHKLCVCNAVRDALEGDVLCVRFQQVLLKPSKRMVDFILEVCTRSLEKERPSETSRRNMANFMKTLCERLEDLSLVFVVSSHKLFMELLKEEERKVLVEQMRKRSATINLSAKPLPSFYDIPASASVNIGQLEQQLILSLEPRRIRQILIELHGMAERPFWRVNSKWEVPPDYINVILGIKDNLTKDLVYILMAKGLHCISIKDFVHARQLFSACLELVTEFSPKLRQVMLNEMLLLEVRAHEAMAAEGSKERPPPDLVSRVRGYLEMRIHDLPLRQVVGEECVAFMLNWRENDYLTLQVPPSLVMNNPYIKLGQLLASTCKELPGPKESRRTAKELWDVVVQICSVSIQHKRNNDGRVGLIKQRESSMGILHRSKFITFIKKLREPLVLTTLISLFVRLHSIVRDDIVNEVTAEHLSIWPSSLPNIQAVDVEAVAVTVKELVSYALTLNPNNQSWLITQADIYFVTNQYSAALNLYLQAGAVCSDFFTKAVPPDVYTDQVLKRMIKCCSMMNCHTQVAVLCQFLREVDYMTAFKALQEQNSHDAMDSFYDYIWDVTILEYLTHIHHKRGETEKRQIAIKAIGQTELNTSNPEEVLQLAAQKRKKRFLQAMAKLYF, from the exons ATGAATTAT GGGAGGATGAGTGCGGAGGCGGCGGACCGAGTCGCTGCTGTGGCCAGCAGTCGGCCCAGCACGCCTCTTCAGACTTCCTGGTTTGAGTTCCTTCTGGACGGCACCCTGCTGGAGAAACACCTGGAGAAGTCAAACCCGG aTCCGACACCAGTGCAGCTGATCATCCAGTTCCTGGAGCAGGCATCCAAACCCTCAGTGAACGAGCAGAATCAGGTGCAGCCTCCAGCAGACAACCGCAGGAACCGCACCCTGAAGCTGCTGGCCCTGAAAGTAGCCGCACACATGAAATGGGATCTTGATTTACTTGAGAaagg CTTGACCATTCCAGTGTTAAATATGTTACTGAACGAGCTCCTGTGTGTGAGCAAAGTACCGCCAGGGGTGAAACATGTGGACCTGGATCTGTCCACTCTGCCTCCTACCACGGCCATGGCTGTTATCATCTACAACCGCTG GGCCATCAGAACCATCGTGCTGAGCAGCTTTCCAGAGAAACAGACCAAACCGGGACCTCACCAGATGAACAT GTTGAATGTTGTGCAGCAGGAGAAAGAGATGACCGACAACATCCTCACTGTG TTGAAAGAGCAGGCGACCGACTCCATCAGTGTCCTGGAAGGAGCTCTGCAGCTGAAGAAAGACTTCTATGTTCACACACTGAGGACTCTGGATCTGCTGGCTGCTGATGCCGCTGCCAACGGAGAGACGGAGTCCTCGACCGCAGGGCTTCGCATCAGTGCTGATGAGTTACACTGTCAG GTTCATTATGATTTGGGAGCTATTTTCTTCCAGCAAGGCTGCACAGACCAGCCAGCGTTTGAAAAAGCCAGAGATCACTTCAGACAGACAAAGGAACTGTTAAAGAAG CTGGACTCGACGGTCCATGTTCACCTGGATGAGAAGCGTCTGGCTGGCTACTGGAACGCCTGCAAAGCTTTGACTGGAGACTGTGACTCCTCTGACTACCAGTCCTCTACCTATGATCAGATCAATAGTCTGATCAGGACGCACAACTACCAG GCTGTCATCGAAGCCTTCATCAAAGACAACGTGACACACAGTTTGCCAAACCACTTCAGACGGTCGGTTCTCAGGGAGTTTCTGTACAAAGTCCAACAAGG AGAAACGGGCCTGGATGAGGTTTGCCACAAGCTGTGTGTTTGCAACGCTGTCCGAGATGCTCTGGAAGGAGACGTCCTCTGCGTGCGTTTCCAGCAGGTGCTTCTTAAGCCCAGTAAACGAATGGTGGACTTCATTTTAGAG GTTTGCACACGATCATTGGAAAAGGAGCGTCCATCAGAAACATCCAGAAGAAACATGGCCAATTTTATGAA GACTTTGTGTGAAAGACTGGAGGATCTGTCTCTGGTATTTGTGGTGTCGTCTCATAAGCTCTTCATGGAgctgctgaaggaggaggagaggaaggtcCTGGTGGAGCAGATGAGGAAGAGGTCAGCCACAATCAACCTCAGCGCCAAGCCGCTGCCTTCCTTCTATGACATTCCAg CTTCAGCGAGTGTGAACATCGGGCAGCTCGAGCAGCAGCTCATCCTCTCCCTGGAGCCGCGCAGGATCAGGCAGATCCTCATCGAACTCCACGGCATGGCCGAACGACCCTTCTGGAGGGTCAACAgtaag tgggaGGTTCCTCCAGACTACATCAACGTGATCCTTGGTATTAAAGACAACCTGACCAAGGACCTGGTTTACATCCTCATGGCCAAAGGCCTCCACTGCATATCAATAAAG GACTTTGTCCACGCACGGCAGCTTTTCTCCGCCTGCCTGGAGCTGGTTACTGAGTTCTCCCCGAAGCTGAGGCAGGTGATGCTGAACgagatgctgctgctggaggtcCGTGCACACGAGGCAATGGCGGCCGAAGGCAGCAAGGAGCGACCGCCCCCCGACCTGGTCAGCAGAGTCAGGGGGTACCTAGAGATGAGGATTCATG ATCTGCCTCTTCGTCAGGTGGTGGGAGAGGAGTGTGTCGCCTTCATGTTGAACTGGAGGGAGAACGACTACCTGACTCTGCAGGTGCCACCGTCTCTGGTCATGAACAACCCGTACATCAAG CTTGGTCAGCTCCTGGCCTCCACATGCAAAGAGCTCCCAGGTCCTAAAGAGAGCCGACGCACTGCCAAGGAGCTCTGGGACGTTGTGGTGCAGATCTGCAGCGTGTCCATCCAGCACAAGAGGAACAATGATGGTCGAGTGGGCCTCATTAAACAGAGAGAGTCCTCTATGGGCATCCTGCACAG GAGTAAATTCATCACTTTCATCAAGAAACTCAGA GAGCCGCTGGTGCTGACAACCCTCATCTCACTGTTTGTGAGGCTCCACAGCATCGTGCGG gATGATATTGTAAATGAAGTGACAGCAGAGCACCTCTCCATCTGGCCATCTTCTCTTCCTAA CATACAGGCAGTGGATGTGGAGGCTGTAGCAGTGACGGTCAAAGAGCTGGTGTCCTACGCTCTCACCCTGAACCCCAACAACCAGTCCTGGCTCATCACACAGGCCGACATCTACTTCG tGACCAATCAGTACTCTGCTGCACTGAACCTTTACCTCCAGGCTGGAGCCGTGTGCTCCGACTTCTTCACCAAAGCCGTACCACCTGACGTTTACACCGACCAG GTCCTAAAGAGGATGATCAAGTGCTGTTCGATGATGAACTGCCACacacag GTTGCTGTTCTCTGCCAGTTTCTCAGAGAAGTGGACTACATGACGGCGTTCAAGGCTCTTCAAGAGCAGAACAG CCACGACGCCATGGACTCGTTCTACGACTACATCTGGGACGTCACCATCCTGGAATACCTCACAC ATATTCACCACAAACGaggtgaaactgaaaaaagacaaatagcG